A part of Paraburkholderia largidicola genomic DNA contains:
- a CDS encoding acyl-CoA dehydrogenase family protein: MNHDDPHGALAWPFFEARHRELAEGIETWATQHLAHVSHDDADTTCRQLVRALGEAGWLKYGVGGTQYGGHGDTIDTRAVCLLRETLAKHDGLADFALAMQGLGSGAITLAGTHEQKALYLPRVAKGEAIAAFALSEPEAGSDVAAMALQARADGDSYVLDGDKTWISNGGIADFYVVFARTGEAPGARGITAFIVDADTPGLQIAERIDVIAPHPLARLHFAKARVPRSQMLGAPGEGFKIAMRTLDIFRTSVAAASLGFARRALQEGLERAASRKMFGQTLGDFQLTQAKLAQMALTIDSSALLVYRAAWLRDQGESVTREAAMAKWHASEGAQQVIDAAVQLWGGMGVQSGTTVERLYREIRALRIYEGATEVQQLIVGRDLLKAHAAAQQERAS, translated from the coding sequence TTGAATCACGACGATCCGCACGGCGCATTGGCCTGGCCATTCTTCGAAGCGCGTCACCGCGAACTTGCAGAAGGAATCGAAACGTGGGCCACGCAGCATCTCGCGCATGTATCACATGACGACGCCGACACGACGTGCCGTCAACTCGTGCGCGCGTTAGGCGAAGCGGGCTGGCTGAAGTACGGCGTGGGCGGCACGCAATACGGCGGGCATGGCGACACGATCGACACGCGCGCCGTGTGTCTGCTGCGCGAGACGCTTGCAAAACACGACGGTCTCGCAGACTTCGCGCTCGCCATGCAAGGCCTCGGTTCGGGCGCGATCACGCTGGCGGGCACGCATGAACAGAAAGCGCTCTATTTGCCGCGCGTCGCAAAGGGCGAAGCAATCGCAGCGTTCGCGTTGTCCGAGCCCGAGGCCGGTTCCGATGTTGCAGCGATGGCCTTGCAGGCACGCGCGGACGGTGACAGCTATGTGCTCGACGGCGACAAGACGTGGATTTCGAACGGCGGCATCGCCGACTTCTATGTGGTGTTTGCACGAACGGGCGAAGCACCCGGCGCACGCGGTATCACCGCATTCATTGTCGATGCCGACACGCCGGGCCTGCAGATCGCCGAACGCATCGACGTGATTGCGCCGCATCCGCTCGCGCGTCTGCATTTCGCCAAGGCCCGCGTGCCGCGCAGCCAGATGCTTGGCGCGCCCGGTGAAGGCTTCAAGATCGCGATGCGCACGCTGGATATCTTCCGCACGTCGGTCGCGGCAGCGTCGTTGGGCTTTGCACGACGTGCGTTGCAGGAAGGCCTCGAACGCGCCGCGTCGCGCAAGATGTTCGGCCAGACGCTCGGCGATTTTCAGTTGACGCAGGCCAAACTCGCGCAGATGGCGCTGACGATCGACAGCAGCGCGCTGCTCGTATACCGCGCCGCATGGCTGCGCGACCAGGGCGAGAGCGTCACGCGCGAAGCCGCGATGGCGAAGTGGCATGCGAGCGAAGGCGCGCAGCAGGTGATCGACGCCGCCGTGCAACTGTGGGGCGGCATGGGCGTGCAGAGCGGCACGACGGTCGAAAGGCTTTATCGCGAGATACGCGCGCTACGCATTTACGAAGGCGCGACGGAAGTGCAGCAACTGATCGTCGGACGCGATCTGCTCAAGGC
- a CDS encoding enoyl-CoA hydratase family protein, which produces MTRSAADALLAGNRTTLAAYDAKHFGWSVNAGVATITLNRPERKNPLTFESYAELRDLFRQLAYATDVKVVVMHGAGDNFCSGGDVHDIIAPLIDLPMPELLLFTRMTGDLVKAMRHCPQPVIAAVDGVCAGAGAILAMASDMRLGTARSKLAFLFTRVGLAGCDMGACSILPRIIGQGRASELLYTGRSASGEEGYAWGFYNRLCAPEALLDEASKLAADLAAGPTFAHGVTKKMLHQEWSMSIDEAIESEAQAQAICMTTRDFERAYRAFAAKSRPVFEGD; this is translated from the coding sequence ATGACCCGTTCCGCTGCCGATGCCCTGCTCGCCGGCAATCGCACGACACTCGCCGCTTACGACGCGAAGCACTTCGGCTGGTCCGTCAACGCGGGCGTCGCGACGATCACGCTGAATCGCCCGGAGCGCAAGAATCCGCTGACCTTCGAGTCGTACGCGGAGTTGCGTGATCTGTTCCGGCAACTCGCGTATGCAACCGACGTAAAGGTCGTCGTCATGCACGGCGCGGGCGACAACTTCTGCTCGGGCGGCGACGTGCACGACATCATCGCGCCGCTGATCGATCTGCCAATGCCCGAACTGCTGCTCTTCACGCGCATGACAGGCGATCTGGTCAAAGCGATGCGGCATTGCCCGCAGCCGGTCATCGCGGCCGTCGACGGCGTCTGCGCAGGCGCGGGCGCGATTCTCGCGATGGCCTCCGACATGCGCCTCGGCACCGCGCGCAGCAAGCTTGCGTTTCTGTTCACGCGTGTGGGCCTTGCCGGTTGCGACATGGGCGCGTGCTCGATCCTGCCGCGCATCATCGGCCAGGGGCGCGCATCCGAATTGCTTTACACGGGGCGCTCCGCGAGCGGCGAAGAAGGTTACGCATGGGGCTTCTACAACCGCTTGTGCGCGCCGGAAGCGCTGCTCGACGAAGCATCGAAACTCGCCGCCGATCTCGCCGCGGGCCCGACGTTCGCGCATGGCGTCACGAAGAAGATGCTGCACCAGGAATGGAGCATGAGCATCGACGAAGCGATCGAATCCGAAGCGCAGGCACAGGCCATCTGCATGACGACGCGCGATTTCGAGCGTGCGTATCGCGCGTTCGCGGCGAAGTCGCGCCCCGTGTTCGAAGGAGACTGA
- a CDS encoding SDR family NAD(P)-dependent oxidoreductase, translating to MNSTLAGKHAVVTGGGSGIGAATAEALVRAGARVTLMGRDAQRLAAQRETLSAYGEIAACISVDVCDESAVNKAFSEASSIAGAVDVLVNNAGQAQAAPFTQTDMALWQRMLDVNLTGVFLCTRAVLPSMLDRNYGRIINVASTAGQIGYAYVAAYCAAKHGVIGLTRSLALEVATKGVTVNAVCPGYTETELLRASLDQITSKTSRSEQEARDILVRNNPQRRFIAPAEVANAVLWLCMPGSESITGQSVSVSGGEVT from the coding sequence ATGAACAGCACCCTTGCGGGAAAACACGCGGTAGTCACGGGCGGCGGCAGCGGCATCGGCGCGGCGACGGCAGAAGCGCTGGTTCGCGCGGGTGCGCGCGTCACGTTGATGGGCCGCGATGCGCAACGTCTTGCCGCGCAGCGCGAAACGTTGAGCGCGTATGGCGAGATCGCAGCTTGCATCAGCGTCGATGTGTGCGACGAAAGCGCTGTCAACAAGGCATTTTCTGAAGCATCGTCGATTGCAGGCGCTGTCGACGTGCTCGTCAACAATGCAGGCCAGGCACAAGCCGCACCGTTCACGCAGACGGATATGGCGCTGTGGCAACGCATGCTCGACGTCAACCTGACGGGCGTGTTTCTCTGCACGCGCGCCGTGTTGCCGTCGATGCTCGACCGCAACTATGGCCGCATCATCAACGTCGCGAGCACGGCGGGACAGATCGGTTACGCGTACGTCGCCGCTTACTGCGCGGCCAAGCATGGCGTGATTGGCCTCACGCGCTCGCTCGCACTCGAGGTCGCGACGAAGGGCGTCACCGTCAACGCCGTCTGTCCCGGCTATACGGAAACGGAACTGCTGCGCGCGTCGCTCGACCAGATCACCTCGAAGACTTCGCGCAGCGAGCAGGAAGCACGCGACATTCTCGTGCGCAACAACCCGCAGCGCCGCTTCATCGCGCCCGCCGAAGTCGCAAACGCCGTGCTGTGGCTGTGCATGCCGGGTTCCGAATCCATCACAGGTCAATCTGTTTCCGTTTCAGGCGGAGAAGTCACATGA
- a CDS encoding MarR family winged helix-turn-helix transcriptional regulator, with the protein MSNIAKKKTTDAADSKPTRKGIAKPAENVVDMEMSTGADSHMGLRLWLRMLTTTNLVQAELRKRLRNEFDTTLPRFDLMAQLERHPEGLKMTELSRRLMVTGGNITGITDQLEKEGLVARDTDQNDRRSISVRLTPEGRALFDRMAVAHEQWVVEMFGGLDLDEKSRTHQKLGKLKQHLLNTIKS; encoded by the coding sequence ATGAGCAACATTGCAAAGAAGAAAACTACCGACGCCGCCGACTCCAAACCGACGCGCAAAGGCATTGCGAAACCCGCGGAGAACGTCGTGGACATGGAAATGAGCACGGGCGCGGACAGCCACATGGGCTTACGCCTGTGGCTGCGCATGCTGACGACGACCAACCTCGTGCAAGCGGAATTGCGCAAGCGTCTGCGCAACGAGTTCGACACGACGTTGCCGCGCTTCGATCTGATGGCGCAACTGGAGCGTCATCCTGAAGGCCTGAAGATGACGGAACTGTCGCGCCGCTTGATGGTGACGGGCGGCAATATCACCGGCATTACAGATCAACTGGAAAAAGAAGGCCTCGTCGCGCGCGACACCGATCAGAACGACCGCCGTTCGATCAGCGTGCGTCTCACGCCGGAAGGCCGCGCGCTGTTCGACAGAATGGCCGTCGCACACGAACAATGGGTCGTCGAGATGTTCGGCGGCCTCGATCTCGATGAGAAATCGCGCACGCATCAAAAGCTCGGCAAGCTCAAGCAGCATCTGCTGAACACGATCAAGAGCTGA